A window of Vicinamibacterales bacterium contains these coding sequences:
- a CDS encoding VWA domain-containing protein, which produces MRVYALLAAGLLIAQAQQPPSPPPATPPAAAQTPQPQRPVIRSGINFISVDVIVTDKKTGEVVLDMKPDDFEVREDRRPQKVESFDVVKIDELTRSYQPKEILNESDQELEAKKPDVRLFIMLLDDYHVRRGNDMVVRQPLVDFVNLLAPQDMMAIMYPLTPASALTFTRNKASLISAIEHFEGRKGDYLPRNEFEEKYAYYPTVQVESVRNDVTMGALRAAAAQLGSMREGRKQLVFVSEGFTANLPLQLSNPIAAMPGVGNTARPGQDVTDQRAQTEQFFTSVDLIDRLKDVYEMCNRNNTSIYAVDPRGLAVFEYDVSEGVSLQTDRTNLQSTTDSLRVLADNTDGRAIVNRNDLGKAMKQIIRDASGYYLLGYTSVTAPTDGKFHTIDVRVKRPNVEVRFRKGYWAYTTDDAARASAGPRTEAKPEVTNALNTIVDPAREHKARFWTGTDRGGNGQDLVTFVWEALPSKGGSTAARVQLTATAADGRPIFRGRIPDSDAPMVAPAPGNPDMPVAAELPAASASFNAPPGQIDLKIVVEDDSGQVIDSTTQSVTVPDYAQTQVSFSTPRVYRARTAREALQIRNYADARPITSREFSRGERLLVRLDAYATGGAKPEVTAKLLNRAGTSMADVPIQAADGKPYLIDFPLASLAAGEYIIEIDAKSASGTAQQMIGFRVGS; this is translated from the coding sequence ATGCGAGTGTACGCTCTCCTCGCGGCCGGCCTGCTTATCGCGCAGGCCCAGCAACCGCCATCCCCGCCGCCGGCGACGCCGCCGGCAGCCGCGCAGACGCCGCAGCCGCAGCGTCCGGTGATCCGCAGCGGCATCAACTTCATCAGTGTCGACGTCATCGTCACCGACAAGAAGACCGGCGAAGTCGTCCTCGACATGAAACCGGACGATTTCGAGGTCCGCGAGGACCGCCGTCCGCAGAAGGTCGAGAGTTTCGACGTCGTCAAGATCGACGAGCTGACGCGAAGCTACCAGCCGAAGGAGATCCTGAACGAGTCGGACCAGGAGCTCGAGGCGAAGAAGCCGGACGTGCGGCTGTTCATCATGCTGCTCGACGACTACCACGTCCGCCGCGGCAACGACATGGTCGTCCGACAGCCGCTCGTCGATTTCGTCAACCTGCTCGCGCCGCAGGACATGATGGCGATCATGTATCCGCTGACGCCGGCCAGCGCCCTGACCTTCACGCGCAACAAGGCGTCGCTCATCTCGGCGATCGAGCACTTCGAGGGGCGCAAGGGAGACTACCTGCCGCGCAACGAATTCGAGGAGAAGTACGCCTACTACCCGACGGTGCAGGTGGAGTCGGTCCGCAACGACGTCACCATGGGGGCGCTGCGCGCCGCCGCGGCGCAGCTCGGCTCCATGCGTGAGGGGCGCAAGCAGCTGGTGTTCGTCAGCGAAGGCTTCACCGCGAACCTGCCGCTGCAGCTCTCGAATCCGATCGCCGCGATGCCCGGCGTCGGCAACACCGCGCGTCCTGGCCAGGACGTCACCGACCAGCGGGCGCAGACCGAGCAGTTCTTCACGTCGGTCGATCTGATCGACCGGCTGAAGGACGTCTACGAGATGTGCAACCGCAACAACACGTCCATTTATGCCGTCGATCCCCGCGGGCTGGCGGTGTTCGAGTACGACGTGAGCGAAGGCGTCAGCCTGCAGACCGATCGCACCAACCTCCAGTCGACCACCGACTCGCTGCGCGTCCTGGCCGACAACACCGACGGCCGGGCCATCGTCAACCGCAACGACCTCGGCAAGGCGATGAAACAGATCATCCGGGACGCGAGCGGCTACTACCTGCTCGGCTACACCTCGGTGACCGCGCCGACCGACGGCAAGTTCCACACGATCGACGTCCGCGTGAAGCGGCCCAACGTCGAGGTGCGTTTCCGCAAGGGATACTGGGCCTACACCACCGACGACGCCGCCAGGGCGAGCGCGGGCCCGAGGACCGAAGCGAAGCCGGAGGTGACCAACGCGCTGAACACGATCGTCGATCCGGCGCGCGAGCACAAGGCGCGTTTCTGGACGGGGACCGACCGCGGCGGGAACGGCCAGGATCTCGTCACCTTCGTCTGGGAAGCATTGCCCTCGAAGGGCGGGAGCACCGCGGCGCGCGTGCAGTTGACCGCGACCGCCGCCGACGGCCGCCCGATCTTCCGCGGCCGCATCCCCGACTCGGACGCGCCGATGGTGGCGCCGGCGCCCGGCAACCCCGACATGCCGGTGGCCGCGGAGCTGCCGGCGGCGAGCGCGTCGTTCAATGCGCCGCCCGGACAGATCGACCTGAAGATCGTCGTCGAGGACGACAGCGGACAGGTGATCGACTCGACCACGCAGTCGGTCACGGTGCCGGACTACGCACAGACCCAGGTGTCGTTCAGCACGCCACGCGTCTACCGCGCCCGCACGGCGCGCGAGGCGCTCCAGATCCGCAACTACGCGGACGCGCGTCCGATTACTTCGCGCGAGTTCAGCCGCGGCGAGCGCCTGCTGGTCCGCCTCGACGCCTACGCGACTGGGGGCGCCAAGCCGGAGGTGACCGCGAAGTTGTTGAATCGTGCGGGTACGTCGATGGCCGACGTGCCGATCCAGGCGGCTGACGGCAAGCCGTATCTGATCGATTTTCCGCTCGCGTCGCTGGCGGCCGGCGAGTACATCATCGAGATCGACGCCAAGAGCGCTTCAGGGACGGCCCAACAAATGATCGGGTTCCGGGTGGGATCGTAG
- a CDS encoding acyl-CoA dehydrogenase — translation MAEQTIARAQPLTVLAEDEAIFRGSVGEFAEAQVRPLVREMDDHAKIPRTLIDRMFELGVMGIEIPESYGGAGASFFHSVLAVEAFSRVDPSIGVLVDVQNTLVINAFLRWGSEEIKRRYLPRLAATDVGAYALSEAGSGSDAFALTTRAREDADAYVVSGRKLWITNGNEANIFLVFATVDPGAGYRGITAFVVERGFPGFSVGKKEDKLGIRASSTCELILEDCRVPRANVLGEVGKGYKTAIETLNEGRIGIGAQMLGLAAAALDHTIKYTRERKQFGRAIAEFQAVQHQIARAAVDVEAARLTVYNAARLRDAGRPFLTEAAICKILASEVAERVASLAVNLFGGNGFVKEYPVEKLYRDAKIGQIYEGTSNLQLQTIAKQILG, via the coding sequence ATGGCGGAACAGACGATCGCGCGCGCCCAGCCATTGACGGTCCTTGCCGAAGACGAGGCGATCTTCCGCGGCAGCGTCGGCGAGTTCGCCGAAGCTCAGGTGCGGCCGCTGGTGCGCGAGATGGACGACCACGCGAAGATTCCGCGCACGTTGATCGACCGGATGTTCGAGCTCGGAGTCATGGGGATCGAGATTCCCGAGAGCTACGGCGGCGCCGGCGCCAGCTTCTTCCATTCCGTGCTCGCGGTCGAGGCATTCTCGCGCGTCGACCCCTCGATCGGCGTGCTGGTCGACGTGCAGAACACGCTGGTCATCAACGCGTTCCTGCGTTGGGGGAGCGAGGAGATCAAGCGCCGCTACTTGCCGCGGCTGGCCGCGACGGACGTCGGCGCCTACGCCCTGTCGGAGGCCGGTTCGGGCAGCGACGCGTTCGCGTTGACGACCCGCGCCCGCGAGGATGCCGACGCCTATGTGGTCAGCGGCCGCAAGCTGTGGATCACCAACGGCAACGAGGCCAACATCTTCCTCGTCTTCGCCACGGTCGATCCCGGCGCCGGCTACCGCGGCATCACCGCGTTCGTCGTCGAGCGCGGGTTCCCCGGGTTCAGCGTCGGCAAGAAGGAGGACAAGCTCGGCATCCGGGCCAGCAGCACCTGCGAGCTGATTCTCGAGGACTGCCGCGTGCCGAGGGCCAACGTCCTCGGCGAGGTCGGCAAGGGCTACAAGACGGCCATCGAGACGCTGAACGAGGGACGGATCGGCATCGGCGCGCAGATGCTCGGCCTCGCCGCGGCCGCGCTCGATCACACGATCAAATACACGAGAGAGCGCAAGCAGTTCGGCCGGGCGATCGCCGAGTTCCAGGCCGTGCAGCACCAGATCGCGCGCGCCGCGGTCGACGTGGAAGCGGCGCGGCTCACCGTCTACAACGCGGCGCGGCTGCGCGATGCCGGCAGGCCGTTTCTCACCGAGGCGGCGATCTGCAAGATCCTCGCGTCAGAGGTCGCCGAGCGGGTCGCCTCGCTCGCCGTGAACCTGTTCGGTGGCAACGGCTTCGTCAAGGAGTATCCGGTCGAGAAGCTGTACCGCGACGCGAAGATCGGCCAGATCTACGAGGGCACCTCAAACCTGCAGCTGCAGACGATCGCCAAGCAGATCCTCGGCTGA
- a CDS encoding acyl-CoA dehydrogenase family protein, which translates to MILDFDAHQIAYQGEIAAFAAAAIAPRAQSIDDTDEFPRDLVQAMASRGLLGVTIPREQGGAGLDYVSYALALEALAAASAVVSVIASVNNSLVAEPIARFGSASQKATWLGRLASGAMLGAFALSEEQAGSDAANQQTVARLDGHGYVLNGRKVWVANAAAADLAIVFAATQPGSRGRGVGAFLVPLDAPGIVRVPAGDALGVRGLGCMNLELKEVVVGPDAMLGGPADGFHVAMWALDGGRVAIAAQALGVGQAALDAALGYAKQHEAFGQPIANFQAIQWMLADSATELDAARMLMLKAADARTRSDRPTLEAAMAKLAASEAAHRAADRAMQIFASHGYRRGSVIERLLRDVRATEIYQGTSEVQRMVIAEQIL; encoded by the coding sequence GTGATTCTCGACTTCGACGCGCACCAGATCGCCTACCAGGGCGAGATCGCAGCGTTTGCGGCCGCGGCGATCGCCCCCCGCGCGCAGTCGATCGACGACACCGACGAGTTTCCTCGCGATCTCGTGCAGGCGATGGCCTCCCGCGGCCTGCTCGGCGTCACGATTCCGCGCGAGCAGGGGGGCGCCGGACTCGACTACGTCAGCTACGCGCTGGCGCTCGAGGCGCTCGCGGCGGCGAGCGCGGTCGTGTCGGTCATTGCCAGCGTCAACAACTCACTCGTCGCCGAGCCGATCGCGCGGTTCGGGTCGGCGTCGCAGAAGGCGACGTGGCTCGGCCGCCTCGCGTCGGGCGCGATGCTCGGCGCGTTCGCTCTGTCGGAAGAACAGGCCGGATCGGACGCTGCCAACCAGCAGACCGTCGCGCGGCTCGACGGCCACGGTTACGTGCTCAACGGACGGAAGGTCTGGGTGGCGAACGCGGCCGCGGCGGATCTCGCCATCGTGTTCGCCGCGACTCAGCCCGGCAGCCGCGGCCGCGGCGTCGGCGCGTTTCTCGTGCCGCTCGACGCGCCGGGGATCGTCCGCGTGCCGGCCGGCGACGCGCTCGGCGTGCGCGGACTTGGCTGCATGAACCTCGAGCTGAAGGAAGTGGTCGTCGGCCCCGACGCGATGCTCGGCGGCCCAGCCGACGGATTCCACGTCGCGATGTGGGCGCTCGACGGCGGCCGCGTCGCCATCGCGGCGCAGGCGCTCGGTGTGGGCCAGGCGGCGCTCGATGCGGCGCTCGGCTACGCCAAGCAGCACGAGGCATTCGGCCAGCCGATCGCGAACTTCCAGGCGATTCAGTGGATGCTGGCCGACAGCGCGACCGAGCTCGACGCCGCGCGGATGCTGATGCTCAAGGCCGCCGACGCCAGAACCCGCAGCGACCGGCCCACCCTCGAGGCGGCGATGGCCAAGCTCGCCGCGTCCGAGGCGGCACACCGCGCCGCCGATCGGGCCATGCAGATCTTCGCCTCGCACGGCTACCGGCGCGGATCGGTGATCGAGCGGCTGCTCCGCGACGTCCGCGCGACGGAGATTTATCAGGGCACTTCGGAAGTGCAGCGCATGGTGATCGCGGAGCAGATTCTCTAG
- a CDS encoding PIN domain-containing protein, whose protein sequence is MFRKPPRLRLEEIVDFDEIVTCLPVVQEVLQGFTGDLAFRTAREAMLAFPMVESPVGERVYLDAVDLYRRARRAGITVRSGVDCLIAACAIRHGLTVLHNDRDYPALAHVSELLERQIPR, encoded by the coding sequence GTGTTCCGCAAGCCGCCGCGCCTGAGGTTGGAGGAGATCGTCGACTTCGACGAGATCGTCACCTGCCTGCCGGTCGTCCAGGAAGTGCTGCAGGGATTTACGGGCGACCTGGCGTTCCGCACTGCGCGCGAGGCGATGCTGGCGTTCCCCATGGTGGAGTCGCCGGTTGGCGAGCGCGTCTATCTGGACGCAGTCGATCTGTATCGACGGGCGCGGCGGGCGGGGATCACGGTCCGCTCCGGGGTGGACTGCCTCATTGCGGCCTGCGCCATCCGCCACGGTCTGACCGTGCTGCACAACGACCGCGACTATCCCGCCCTCGCGCATGTCTCCGAATTGCTGGAGCGGCAGATTCCCCGATAG
- a CDS encoding type II toxin-antitoxin system VapB family antitoxin, with protein MKRTNLVLDAALLEETLKISGERTYSAAVQRAMQEFVRRSKARRILDLAGSGAWEGDLAMMRGDRSAYGKKRRDPR; from the coding sequence ATGAAACGCACGAATCTTGTGCTTGACGCGGCCTTGCTCGAGGAGACGCTGAAGATCAGCGGCGAGCGCACCTACTCGGCCGCCGTGCAGCGGGCGATGCAGGAGTTCGTCCGGCGCTCGAAGGCGCGGCGGATCCTGGATCTGGCAGGCAGCGGCGCCTGGGAAGGCGATCTGGCCATGATGCGCGGGGATCGATCGGCATACGGAAAGAAGCGGCGTGATCCTCGTTGA
- a CDS encoding HIT domain-containing protein, translated as MWSPWRLAYITGKASAGGCVFCAALASGEGDPLIVHRGRACFVILNLFPYNNGHLMVIPNRHIASLRAATTGERAELVELASVAEAALTEIYQPQGLNMGINLGSPAGAGILDHVHLHVVPRWAGDTSFMSVVGQTRVLPEELPETAARLRPVFARIADSSPE; from the coding sequence TTGTGGAGCCCTTGGCGGCTGGCCTACATCACGGGCAAGGCCAGCGCCGGGGGCTGCGTGTTCTGCGCCGCCCTCGCGAGCGGTGAGGGCGACCCGCTGATCGTGCACCGCGGCCGCGCCTGTTTCGTCATTCTCAATCTCTTTCCTTATAACAACGGTCACCTCATGGTGATCCCCAACCGGCACATCGCGAGCCTCCGCGCCGCCACGACAGGGGAGCGCGCGGAGCTCGTCGAGCTGGCGTCGGTCGCGGAAGCGGCGCTGACCGAGATCTATCAGCCCCAGGGGCTGAACATGGGGATCAACCTGGGCAGCCCGGCCGGCGCCGGCATTCTCGATCACGTTCACCTGCACGTCGTGCCGCGCTGGGCCGGCGACACCAGTTTCATGAGCGTCGTCGGGCAGACGCGCGTCCTCCCGGAGGAACTGCCGGAGACGGCGGCGCGACTGCGCCCGGTCTTCGCGCGGATCGCGGACTCGTCGCCAGAGTGA
- a CDS encoding integration host factor subunit beta — protein sequence MNTGSMTKAELVEEVSRVSDLTKKHSEVIVDTVFKSIIDALHRGEKIELRGFGSFRLRRREPRKGRNPKTGDKVDVPPKKVPYFKPGKELKELINREPEAPQAPPAASGSDLAGV from the coding sequence ATGAATACCGGCAGCATGACCAAGGCGGAGCTCGTCGAAGAAGTCTCGCGTGTTTCCGACCTGACCAAGAAGCATTCCGAGGTCATCGTCGACACGGTCTTCAAGAGCATCATCGACGCGCTGCATCGCGGCGAGAAGATCGAGTTGCGCGGATTCGGCAGCTTCCGTCTGCGGCGCCGCGAGCCGCGCAAGGGACGCAATCCCAAGACGGGGGACAAGGTGGACGTGCCGCCTAAGAAGGTCCCCTACTTCAAACCCGGCAAAGAGCTGAAGGAGCTGATCAACCGCGAGCCAGAGGCGCCCCAGGCGCCGCCGGCTGCGAGCGGATCGGATCTCGCCGGAGTCTAG